One Cryptococcus decagattii chromosome 9, complete sequence DNA window includes the following coding sequences:
- a CDS encoding 3-ketodihydrosphingosine reductase TSC10: MPFWPFRKSNYDPPGKHCYITGGSSGLGKALAERLVKQGAHVTIVGRDTKKAEGVVEKLKAIAAPGQIIQCISADLTSPAASTEAIHAACKAHADQAPDYVYLCAGFSQPKLFTETTKQELKDGLDGVYWVSAYTAHEACQMMTKQRRIGKIIFVASFLSYVSFAGYSSYSPAKYALRGLSDALRSEMLLHNIDIHIFLPCGITGPGFDAENRTKPAVTKKIEEGDTPITPELCAAALESGLKKGYYQITDNLVTEPIRLRSNGGVPTNNFFLDTLWLIIGSVGVPIWRMTADSTVRSFRPKVEKELQAKGYYVS, translated from the exons ATGCCATTTTGGCCATTTCGGAAATCAAACTACGACCCTCCAGGGAAACACTGTTACATCACAGGCGGCTCGTCAGGCTTGGGCAAAGCTCTTGCTGAGCGACTGGTGAAGCAAGGAGCCCATGTTACGATTGTCGGGAGAGATACCAAAAAGGCGGAGGGCGTAGTTGAGAAGCTCAAG GCCATCGCGGCACCTGGCCAGATCATCCAGTGCATCTCCGCAGACCTTACATCACCTGCCGCCTCTACCGAGGCTATACACGCTGCATGCAAAGCACACGCGGACCAAGCACCTGACTACGTCTACCTCTGTGCTGGATTTTCTCAGCCGAAACTGTTCACTGAAACGACAAAGCAAGAGCTGAAAGATGGGCTTGATGGCGTGTACTGGGTATCGGCTTATACTGCTCAC GAGGCATGTCAGATGATGACCAAGCAACGCCGCATTGGCAAGATTATCTTTGTCGCCAGTTTCCTCTCCTACGTTTCTTTTGCCGGATACTCATCCTACTCTCCCGCCAAATACGCTCTTCGCGGCCTTTCAGACGCTTTACGTTCAGAAATGTTACTGCATAATATTGATATCCACATCTTCTTACCGTGTGGTATCACCGGCCCTGGGTTCGATGCTGAGAATAGGACAAAGCCGGCTGTAACAaagaagattgaagaaggggaTACGCCTATCACGCCAGAATTATGTGCGGCGGCTTTGGAAAGCG GCTTGAAGAAAGGCTATTACCAAATCACAGACAACTTAGTCACCGAACCTATTCGCTTACGTTCTAATGGTGGTGTGCCGACCAATAATTTCTTTCTCGATACACTCTGGCTTATCATTGGATCTGTCGGTGTACCCATCTGGCGAATGACAGCCGACTCTACTGTGAGATCTTTCAGGCCTaaagtggagaaggagcTTCAGGCGAAGGGGTACTACGTGTCATGA
- a CDS encoding pH-response regulator protein palA/RIM20: MSNFLPIPTKTATPLPSFAKHLLDYISAHFRDAHPEAFRKDVDVLVGMRKDWVEAKLEAHPEIIRAFMRYHAQLAFLSTKFPSDINLPFAYYPPFQATFSLSPDAPISLSSLTFERACVLFNMTALYASMAAAERRAEAEGIKRALGYLTAAAGVLEYLVTSVLPTLRSELSSPQAAGYDMTESFLGTLKEFVLAEAQECYWQQAVLQGTYKNGLIGKLSMKVSEYYKAALSSMNGTDYPSSSYFPSNWTAHINVKQMHFEAAAQFRLSQEDLEKSRYGEEIGRLKVAESLAKKGLDAARKGVADSVVSDLKQLQAAIKSSLERAVRDNDLVYVQPIPPANQLAPIVGVGMVKVNVLAEVAEPVAWLMGGKAGMEPLFSGLVPYGVHLALSIYDDRKDTLVRDLDGKREELDGLAASTLQSLNLPGSIQALDRPVGLPPSLLKKSEEVISSGGIERIRSLLDEVNRLARANVQSLNEAMDILDQEATENESLIARQPELQQTRQPSHVANQPLVQMAEQYEATIKQAGGSDATVRAKWEEWARLVGILAAGEMEMEDYVPGTTSPSGSLPPSVRPLRACLEELDDHIAHRARLVREARQIAAADDIRPEVLKEATKLAHGGSGDVKTEWFEDLFERGLEKYVEVKREMDEEVAKQDELLEQIRTQNEGFLSERKDDPIIKERETRLQDMDLAYWKWREIVDNAEEGIKFYNSFAEMLHGFKAACGQFLNTRRIDVGQLSAQFQQQVNVNMSEPQEQHEPRYQSPPAQSFQPSPSPSPAHFRPSAPPPFSPSPVISPALSITTRRESPPKTLSFLPHPSSSAWQPASVDFLPPPPPPPILRSGGVQSQPKVAPPVTPSITAIREQVQGAPRRVTRAAAAAAERDEATERNKYSSGGPRRKGGGVV; this comes from the exons ATG TCAAacttccttcccatccccacGAAGACAGCaactcctcttccctctttcgCCAAACATCTTCTGGATTACATTTCAGCTCACTTCAGAGATGCCCACCCGGAGGCATTTAGGAAAGATGTGGATGTTCTTGTGGGAATGAGGAAAGATTGGGTAGAGGCCAAGCTTGAAGCTCATCCTGAGATCATAAGAGCATTTATGAG GTACCATGCACAGTTGGCATTCCTGTCCACTAAGTTCCCTTCCGATATCAACCTTCCCTTCGCCTACTATCCTCCTTTCCAAGCTACATTCTCTCTCAGTCCAGACGCACCTATATCACTTTCCTCTCTGACATTTGAGAGAGCATGTGTTCTGTTTAACATGACGGCGCTTTATGCCTCTATGGCTGCGgctgaaagaagagcagaGGCAGAGGGCATTAAGCGAGCATTGGGTTATCTCACC GCAGCAGCAGGTGTTCTTGAATACCTCGTCACCTCCGTCCTTCCCACCCTTCGGTCTGAACTCTCATCGCCTCAAGCTGCAGGCTATGATATGACAGAATCATTCCTCGGTACTCTCAAGGAATTTGTGCTTGCTGAGGCTCAGGAGTGCTATTGGCAGCAAGCTGTTCTCC AGGGGACTTACAAGAATGGTCTGATTGGGAAACTTTCAATGAAAGTATCAGAGTATTACAAGGCTGCTTTGTCTTCTATGAATGGGACGGATTACCCTTCGTCTTCCTACTTCCCTTCA AACTGGACGGCACACATCAATGTCAAACAAATGCATTTTGAAGCAGCTGCTCAATTTCGCTTAAGCCAAGAAGATCTTGAGAAGAGCCGGTACGGAGAAGAAATTGGGAGGTTAAAGGTGGCTGAAAGCTTGGCAAAGAAAGGTTTGGATGCTGCTCGGAAAGGCGTGGCCGACTCCGTTGTTTCGGATTTAAAG CAACTTCAAGCAGCGATCAAGTCTTCACTCGAACGTGCTGTCAGAGACAACGACCTTGTCTATGTCCAACCTATTCCCCCGGCTAACCAGCTCGCCCCGATCGTCGGCGTGGGGATGGTTAAGGTCAATGTACTTGCCGAAGTGGCAGAGCCAGTGGCTTGGTTGATGGGTGGAAAGGCTGGAATGGAGCCCCTTTTCAGCGGTCTGGTACCGTATGGCGTGCATCTAGCCCTCA GTATCTACGACGATAGAAAGGATACTCTTGTGAGGGATTTGGATGGCAAGCGAGAGGAGCTTGATGGTCTCGCCGCCAG CACTTTACAATCCCTCAACCTTCCTGGCTCCATACAAGCCCTTGATCGACCGGTTGGactccctccttctctcctcaaGAAATCTGAGGAAGTCATCTCTTCCGGCGGCATCGAACGAATCCGCTCTCTTCTTGATGAAGTCAACCGCCTTGCTCGTGCCAACGTGCAGAGCCTAAACGAAGCTATGGACATTCTTGACCAAGAAGCTACTGAAAACGAGTCATTGATTGCCCGTCAACCTGAGCTTCAGCAAACTAGGCAGCCATCACACGTTGCTAATCAACCTTTGGTTCAAATGGCAGAGCAGTATGAGGCGACGATCAAACAAGCAGGGGGAAGCGATGCAACTGTAAGGGCAAAATGGGAAGAGTGGGCGCGTTTGGTTGGGATCCTTGCCGCCGgagaaatggagatggaggattATGTCCCAGGGACAACGTCTCCATCCGGATCGCTTCCTCCCTCAGTAAGGCCTTTGCGAGCATGTTTGGAAGAGCTCGACGATCACATCGCACATCGGGCCCGTCTTGTACGGGAAGCTCGACAGATAGCGGCTGCCGACGATATTCGTCCAGAGGTCCTGAAGGAGGCGACGAAGCTCGCCCATGGTGGAAGCGGAGATGTTAAGACTGAATGGTTTGAGGATCTGTTCGAAAGGGGCCTTGAGAAATACGTTGAAgtgaagagggagatggatgaagaagtggcGAAGCAGGACGAGCTGTTGGAGCAGATTCGC ACTCAAAATGAAGGTTTCCTTTCGGAACGCAAAGATGACCCTATCATCAAGGAGCGCGAGACAAGACTGCAGGATATGGATCTTGCATACTGGAAATGGAGAGAGATTGTGGATAACGCTGAGGAAGGGATCAAATTCTACAACAGTTTTGCAGAGATGCTGCATGGTTTCAAAGCCGCTTGCGGACAGTTCCTCAACACTAGACGAATTGATGTCGG ACAATTATCAGCACAATTCCAACAACAAGTGAACGTCAACATGTCTGAGCCTCAGGAACAACATGAACCGAGGTATCAATCACCCCCGGCTCAATCATTCCAGCCCTCCCCCTCACCATCCCCTGCACATTTCCGACCTTCGGCTCCAcctcccttctccccatcccctGTAATTTCACCAGCTCTTTCGATAACTACTCGCCGTGAATCCCCGCCCAAGAcactctctttccttcctcatccttcatcGTCGGCCTGGCAACCAGCGTCCGTTGAtttcctccctcctcccccaCCTCCTCCCATTCTTCGTTCTGGTGGTGTTCAGTCTCAACCCAAGGTTGCACCGCCGGTGACTCCATCCATCACCGCTATTCGAGAGCAAGTGCAAGGGGCACCGAGAAGGGTGACTAGAGCAGCAGCCGCGGCCGCGGAGAGGGATGAAGCCACAGAGAGAAACAAGTATAGTTCCGGCGGACCGAGGCGAAAGGGAGGTGGTGTTGTATGA